In Porites lutea chromosome 1, jaPorLute2.1, whole genome shotgun sequence, a single genomic region encodes these proteins:
- the LOC140942104 gene encoding uncharacterized protein, whose product MNGRGFSNPDSSYSVTMSSGECARLLSKNEKMTHFASYGHTLNVQDAGLDSVSVKLPYLREGEATHKWPFLLWFYLKTLGLYHSGRLVRPKICAKCKKANKSNTYRYTEGACKVCDSLMWNHRGVPTEVTDRGIGSVFFNHCGSGFLSLIWLLLITGITMTSIILLITRYQSDSCDIVHVMAWIGMFLLLYIGPFTCLISVIHTTWPTVFMGSWSNALAIEFVVHRLRFVNMKEKQFAGYALFLASVAIICSQCFKIAAAFFDPVLVSPLVRNETQSGLNSLVPLHAFAVVEGYINFGGFCYLVYLLRCSYESENRLVTKFLRHNIENTDLCRARLAEAFDAHHIFREFASGWIALNLILCTVCLLLELHIWIVKTEPLALFQYEHTVLLIGFLLFPIISLGNVDVDYLWNRLVRQVSRQRTTRQEQYWDKLMQFLQEQKAGSRPWQAVLAFFLSAIAIFSAIQFRLWSFDKEKPIVVYTLTNGSLALIQTYNGLQGN is encoded by the exons ATGAATGGAAGAGGATTCAGTAACCCAGACAGCAGTTATTCGGTGACGATGTCTTCTGGAGAATGTGCACGTCTCCTATCCAAAAATGAAAAG ATGACTCATTTTGCTTCTTACGGGCACACCTTAAATGTGCAGGATGCTGGATTGGACTCTGTCTCTGTGAAGCTGCCCTACTTACGAGAAGGTGAAGCAACACACAAATGGCCATTTCTACTGTGGTTCTACTTAAAGACACTGGGACTTTACCATTCAG GTCGACTTGTACGCCCAAAGATATGTGCCAAATGTAAAAAGGCAAACAAGAGCAATACCTACCGCTACACTGAGGGCGCCTGCAAAGTGTGTGATAGCTTAATGTGGAATCATAGAGGAGTACCCACTGAGGTTACTGATCGCGGCATTGGATCGGTATTCTTTAATCACTGTGGAAGTGGCTTTTTGTCTTTAATTTGGCTACTTCTCATCACAGGAATCACAATGACAAGCATTATACTGCTGATAACTAGATACCAGAGTGACAGCTGTGATATTGTTCATGTAATGGCGTGGATTGGCATGTTTCTCCTTCTGTATATCGGTCCCTTTACCTGCCTAATCTCTGTCATCCACACAACATGGCCGACTGTGTTCATGGGAAGCTGGTCAAATGCCCTGGCTATTGAATTTGTCGTGCACAGGTTGCGGTTCGTCAACATGAAGGAGAAGCAGTTTGCGGGATATGCTCTTTTCCTTGCCAGTGTTGCCATCATCTGTAGCCAGTGTTTCAAGATAGCCGCAGCATTTTTTGACCCAGTTTTGGTATCGCCGTTGGTAAGGAATGAAACACAATCAGGACTTAACTCCTTGGTTCCTCTGCATGCATTTGCTGTCGTTGAAGGCTACATCAACTTTGGTGGCTTCTGTTACCTGGTCTACCTTTTACGTTGTAGTTACGAGTCAGAGAATCGATTAGTCACCAAGTTTTTGCGTCACAACATCGAAAATACAGACTTGTGCAGAGCTCGTTTGGCAGAAGCCTTTGATGCACATCACATTTTTCGTGAATTTGCCTCTGGGTGGATTGCACTTAATCTCATTCTCTGCACAGTTTGTCTTCTTCTAGAGTTACATATTTGGATTGTTAAAACTGAACCTCTGGCTTTGTTTCAGTATGAACACACTGTTCTTTTAATAggttttcttctctttcccATAATCTCCCTTGGCAATGTTGATGTGGATTATCTTTGGAATCGTTTGGTGCGCCAGGTCAGTCGACAGCGTACAACACGTCAGGAACAATACTGGGATAAACTGATGCAGTTTCTTCAAGAGCAAAAAGCCGGATCACGCCCATGGCAAGCAGTGCTTGCCTTCTTCTTGTCTGCCATAGCTATTTTCTCTGCCATACAATTCAGATTGTGGTCATTTGATAAGGAGAAACCGATCGTCGTTTATACCCTGACAAACGGTAGTTTGGCTTTGATACAAACATACAATGGTTTACAAGGCAACTGA
- the LOC140942088 gene encoding claudin domain-containing protein 2-like isoform X1, with the protein MIKVITAIVCAFAAMLMIILSVATTYWLQWVIVSEGHNITHYRGLFKHCWESRDNVTNELIKEDSGCTGEYTDFKADWNGVVIAFMVLGLLFHLVAFIFAIIAACRKGHPFPSFWVAGLFFIAAIMIIIALLVYTFHNWKSDVFFSWSYGGGWSTVALSIIAVVLIMADR; encoded by the exons ATGATCAAAGTCATCACTGCCATCGTCTGCGCTTTTGCAGCGATGCTGATGATTATTCTAAGCGTAGCCACGACGTACTGGCTTCAGTGGGTGATAGTTTCTGAGGGTCACAACATCACACATTATCGAGGACTTTTCAAGCATTGCTGGGAATCTCGAGATAATGTCACGAATGAGCTCATCAAAGAGGATTCTGGCTGTACGGGAGAATACACAGATTTCAAAGCAG actggAATGGTGTAGTAATTGCATTTATGGTGTTGGGTCTCCTGTTCCACCTTGTTGCCTTCATCTTTGCTATTATAGCTGCATGTAGAAAAGGGCATCCATTCCCGTCATTCTGGGTGGCTGGACTCTTCTTTATTGCAG caaTAATGATCATCATTGCATTATTGGTTTACACATTCCATAACTGGAAATCTGACGTATTCTTTAGCTGGTCTTATGGTGGAGGATGGTCTACAGTGGCTTTATCCATTATAGCAGTGGTGTTAATAATGGCTGATCGCTGA
- the LOC140942088 gene encoding claudin domain-containing protein 2-like isoform X2, protein MIKVITSFVSCLAAILLGVLALATDFWRVSWREAKEISGVQFNHEGLFHTCHETSINNTVVAADSCTDLHGEGRPDWNGVVIAFMVLGLLFHLVAFIFAIIAACRKGHPFPSFWVAGLFFIAAIMIIIALLVYTFHNWKSDVFFSWSYGGGWSTVALSIIAVVLIMADR, encoded by the exons ATGATCAAAGTTATAACAAGTTTTGTAAGCTGCTTAGCGGCGATCTTGCTTGGGGTTTTGGCGTTGGCGACGGATTTTTGGCGTGTTTCGTGGAGGGAAGCCAAAGAAATCTCGGGGGTCCAATTTAATCATGAAGGATTATTTCACACTTGCCATGAAACTAGCATCAACAACACTGTAGTCGCTGCTGACAGCTGCACAGATTTACATGGTGAAGGGAGACCAG actggAATGGTGTAGTAATTGCATTTATGGTGTTGGGTCTCCTGTTCCACCTTGTTGCCTTCATCTTTGCTATTATAGCTGCATGTAGAAAAGGGCATCCATTCCCGTCATTCTGGGTGGCTGGACTCTTCTTTATTGCAG caaTAATGATCATCATTGCATTATTGGTTTACACATTCCATAACTGGAAATCTGACGTATTCTTTAGCTGGTCTTATGGTGGAGGATGGTCTACAGTGGCTTTATCCATTATAGCAGTGGTGTTAATAATGGCTGATCGCTGA